A genomic segment from Bradyrhizobium sp. ISRA430 encodes:
- a CDS encoding IS4 family transposase translates to MGQSIPLVCQDWANTKAAYRFFSNNRVSEVDILAGHFQSTRDRATATEGLVLVPHDTTEFGYQREKSEAIGITKSINSGRDKAGRLRSHTVCGILMHSSLAVTIDGVPLGLAAVKFWTQKKFKETAALKKKINPTRIPIEKKESVRWLENLKQSTQLLDHPGRCIHVGDRESDIYELFCAAQEIGTHFLIRTCVDRLPGDGDHTIADEMDEVAVEGLHRIEVRDSNGDPDQAILEIRYRKIRVLPPIGKQKRYPAPTLTVIHAEERGTPKNRKKIDWKLITDLPVGSRTDAIEKLEWYVRWKIEVFHKILKSSCKAGGFEAQDRPASDQSDLAPLHPELAGLLHDDAQPFRPRRAANLRVDCY, encoded by the coding sequence ATGGGACAAAGCATTCCGCTCGTCTGCCAGGATTGGGCGAATACCAAGGCAGCCTACCGCTTCTTCTCTAATAACCGAGTCAGCGAAGTGGACATTCTGGCCGGCCATTTCCAATCGACACGTGATCGTGCCACCGCCACTGAAGGTCTCGTTCTTGTGCCGCACGATACAACCGAGTTTGGCTATCAACGCGAGAAGTCAGAAGCGATCGGCATCACCAAGAGCATAAACAGTGGACGGGATAAGGCAGGTCGCCTCAGATCGCACACGGTTTGCGGCATCCTAATGCATTCGAGCCTCGCGGTTACAATCGACGGGGTGCCGCTGGGGTTGGCGGCCGTTAAGTTCTGGACTCAGAAGAAATTCAAAGAGACTGCAGCGCTTAAAAAGAAGATCAATCCGACCCGGATTCCTATCGAGAAAAAGGAAAGTGTCCGGTGGTTGGAAAATCTCAAGCAGTCCACACAACTCTTGGATCATCCGGGACGATGCATCCATGTTGGTGATCGCGAGAGTGACATCTACGAGCTTTTCTGCGCAGCACAGGAGATCGGAACGCATTTCCTGATCAGGACCTGCGTCGACCGCTTGCCTGGAGACGGGGATCACACGATCGCCGACGAAATGGACGAGGTCGCCGTCGAAGGGCTCCATCGCATCGAAGTCAGGGACAGCAACGGCGATCCCGACCAGGCCATTCTTGAGATCAGGTATCGCAAGATTCGCGTCCTGCCGCCGATCGGAAAGCAGAAGCGCTATCCCGCTCCGACCCTGACGGTGATCCATGCCGAAGAGCGCGGGACGCCGAAAAACAGAAAGAAGATCGACTGGAAGTTGATCACCGACCTGCCTGTTGGTTCCCGCACCGACGCCATTGAGAAACTCGAATGGTATGTGAGATGGAAGATCGAGGTGTTCCACAAGATCCTCAAATCGAGCTGCAAAGCCGGGGGATTCGAAGCTCAGGACCGGCCAGCGTCTGACCAATCTGATCTCGCTCCTTTGCATCCTGAGTTGGCGGGTCTTCTGCATGACGATGCTCAACCGTTCCGCCCCAGACGCGCCGCCAACCTTCGTGTTGACTGCTACTGA
- a CDS encoding isocitrate lyase/phosphoenolpyruvate mutase family protein codes for MVGRVNAAQGICIQDQSQPFLVNVDHSTKRSISDMLRVQICSNAELSFLMEVHDGFSAAIAERTGFEGLWASATSIACSLGYRKASEASWNQVMGIIERIVGSTELPVLVDGDVGLSNVNNVGVIAHELRRSGAAGLALEDSSSLKTRQLVREQCREADVDKICSRVRAVRDAVKDDLVLVAGFEAPNDEYGMEETMLRAHNCAEAGADAILLHSCKGAVDEIVSFLHAWRSPLPIVVVPAKDDRMTLFASLSVPLSAIIWGDHSMHAAINATRKLRCRLAIDESAASIERNVAIADNLIELLMYDELAREQARLMSRR; via the coding sequence ATGGTTGGTCGGGTAAACGCGGCACAAGGAATCTGCATACAGGATCAATCGCAACCGTTCCTCGTCAATGTTGATCACTCCACTAAGCGCTCGATCTCCGATATGCTACGCGTCCAAATCTGCTCGAATGCTGAGCTCTCGTTTCTCATGGAGGTGCATGACGGATTCTCCGCCGCGATCGCCGAGCGCACAGGCTTCGAAGGGTTGTGGGCATCGGCTACATCAATAGCCTGCTCCCTCGGATATCGCAAGGCCAGCGAAGCTTCATGGAATCAAGTTATGGGCATAATCGAAAGGATCGTCGGCTCGACTGAACTGCCGGTGCTCGTTGATGGAGACGTCGGTCTTAGTAATGTGAATAATGTGGGAGTTATCGCCCACGAGTTGCGTCGCTCTGGCGCTGCAGGCCTCGCACTGGAGGATAGCTCGAGCCTGAAGACGAGGCAGCTTGTACGCGAGCAATGTCGTGAAGCAGATGTCGATAAAATCTGCAGCCGCGTGCGTGCAGTAAGAGACGCAGTCAAAGATGATTTGGTCCTCGTGGCGGGCTTTGAAGCACCGAACGACGAGTATGGAATGGAGGAAACGATGCTGCGAGCTCACAATTGCGCAGAAGCGGGTGCCGATGCAATCCTTCTTCACTCATGTAAGGGTGCCGTGGACGAGATAGTTTCGTTCTTGCATGCGTGGCGGAGCCCGCTGCCCATTGTAGTAGTTCCAGCAAAAGATGATCGAATGACGCTCTTTGCTTCTCTAAGTGTTCCATTATCTGCGATTATCTGGGGAGATCACTCGATGCATGCTGCGATAAATGCAACAAGAAAGCTCCGATGTCGCCTCGCGATTGATGAGAGTGCCGCAAGCATTGAACGCAATGTCGCAATCGCCGACAATCTGATTGAGCTTTTGATGTATGACGAACTAGCACGTGAGCAAGCACGTTTAATGTCGCGAAGATGA
- a CDS encoding IS110 family transposase: MDIHRSFAQVAILEDGVITRQLRVDLVHDRLVAFAKTLSREDEVVIEVTGNSAAVERLLRPHVKRVAVANPRLVRAIAYARIKTDKIDAETLAKLHAAGFLPEVWVADEDTYGRRRQIAERAGVLAQIVRIKGRMKAILHANLIPPYKGHLFGKSGQRWLESLPLPPEEYAMLQRLIAELERVTKQLLEIDKVVAQEALDDPRALKLMTIPGVSSVVASTVLASIGDIARFPSPDKLSSYFGLTRRIRQSGEHPARHGRISKQGNRDARKMLVEAAWSAKTAPGPLRAFFNRIQRKHGPGVAAVATARKLAVMIWHILTTGKDYAHARPAFTAMKLRKVALKAGAPRAYGKAGPGRDYWIKELREREAGYVARVEQAYERMVAAWKEKPKKLS, translated from the coding sequence ATGGACATCCATCGATCCTTCGCCCAGGTCGCTATTCTGGAGGACGGTGTGATAACCCGACAACTCCGCGTAGATCTTGTCCACGATAGACTTGTCGCGTTCGCCAAAACACTCAGCCGAGAGGATGAAGTGGTCATCGAGGTGACGGGCAACAGCGCGGCGGTCGAACGTCTTCTGCGCCCGCATGTTAAGCGCGTCGCGGTCGCCAACCCGAGGCTTGTTCGAGCGATCGCCTATGCGCGGATCAAAACGGATAAGATCGATGCTGAAACCCTGGCAAAGTTGCATGCTGCCGGTTTCTTGCCTGAGGTCTGGGTTGCCGACGAGGATACCTACGGCCGCCGGCGCCAGATAGCGGAGCGCGCTGGCGTCTTGGCGCAGATCGTCAGAATTAAGGGACGCATGAAGGCAATCCTACATGCCAATCTCATACCGCCCTACAAAGGCCACCTCTTCGGCAAGTCCGGGCAACGTTGGCTCGAGAGTCTGCCTCTTCCACCGGAAGAATATGCGATGCTCCAGCGTCTGATCGCGGAACTCGAACGCGTGACAAAACAGCTGTTGGAGATCGACAAAGTCGTGGCGCAAGAGGCTCTGGATGATCCACGGGCCCTCAAGCTGATGACGATTCCCGGCGTGAGTTCGGTCGTTGCTTCGACTGTGCTGGCTTCGATCGGCGACATCGCACGCTTCCCGTCACCGGATAAGCTAAGCAGCTACTTCGGTTTGACCCGTCGGATTCGACAATCGGGAGAGCACCCGGCAAGGCATGGTCGCATCTCGAAACAGGGTAATCGTGACGCCCGCAAGATGCTGGTTGAAGCGGCCTGGTCAGCCAAGACGGCGCCAGGGCCGCTGCGGGCCTTCTTCAACCGCATTCAGAGGAAGCATGGGCCTGGAGTCGCGGCCGTCGCAACGGCACGTAAGCTCGCAGTGATGATCTGGCACATCCTGACGACCGGGAAAGATTATGCTCACGCGCGCCCAGCGTTTACAGCGATGAAACTCCGGAAGGTGGCACTCAAGGCTGGAGCGCCCCGTGCCTATGGCAAGGCTGGCCCGGGTCGGGACTACTGGATCAAGGAACTCCGCGAGCGGGAAGCTGGCTACGTCGCACGCGTCGAGCAGGCGTACGAGCGGATGGTGGCGGCCTGGAAGGAGAAGCCAAAAAAGTTGTCATGA
- a CDS encoding IS4 family transposase has protein sequence MGQSIPLVCQDWANTKAAYRFFSNDRVSEADILAGHFQSTRDRAAATDGLVLVLHDTTEFSYQREKSEAIGITKSINSGRDKAGRLRSHTVCGILMHSSLAVTIEGVPLGLAAVKFWTRKKFKGTAALKKKINPTRIPIEKKESVRWLENLKQSTQLLDHPGRCIHVGDRESDIYELFCAAQEIGTHFLIRTCVDRLAGDGDHTIADEMGEVAVKGLHRIEVRDSNGDPDQAVLEIRYRKIRVLPPIGKQKRYPALTLTVIHAEERGTPKNRKKIDWKLITDLPVGSRTDVIEKLEWYGLRWKIEVFHKILKSGCKAEESKLRTAQRLTNLISLFCILSWRVFWMTMLNRSAPDAPPTLALTATEIGVLDRLVNDKPKARQKTLSHYLIKIARLGGYLARASDPPPGNTVMWRGLSRLTDIALGAMVGGEFVGN, from the coding sequence ATGGGACAAAGCATTCCGCTCGTCTGCCAGGATTGGGCGAATACCAAGGCAGCCTACCGCTTCTTCTCTAATGACCGGGTCAGCGAAGCGGACATTCTGGCCGGCCATTTCCAATCGACACGTGATCGTGCCGCCGCCACTGACGGTCTTGTTCTTGTGCTGCACGATACAACCGAGTTCAGCTATCAACGTGAGAAGTCAGAAGCGATCGGCATCACCAAGAGCATAAACAGTGGACGGGATAAGGCGGGTCGCCTCAGATCGCACACGGTTTGCGGCATCCTGATGCATTCGAGCCTCGCGGTTACAATCGAGGGGGTGCCGCTGGGGTTGGCGGCCGTTAAGTTCTGGACTCGGAAGAAATTCAAGGGGACGGCAGCGCTTAAAAAGAAGATCAATCCGACCCGGATTCCCATCGAGAAAAAGGAAAGCGTCCGGTGGTTGGAAAATCTCAAGCAGTCTACGCAACTCTTGGATCATCCGGGACGATGCATCCATGTTGGTGATCGCGAGAGTGACATCTACGAGCTTTTCTGCGCAGCACAGGAGATCGGCACTCATTTCCTGATCAGGACCTGCGTCGACCGCTTGGCTGGAGACGGGGATCACACGATCGCCGACGAAATGGGCGAGGTCGCCGTCAAAGGGCTCCATCGCATCGAAGTCAGAGACAGCAACGGCGATCCCGACCAGGCCGTTCTTGAGATCAGGTATCGCAAGATTCGCGTCCTGCCGCCGATCGGAAAGCAGAAGCGCTATCCCGCTCTGACCCTGACAGTGATCCATGCCGAAGAGCGCGGGACGCCGAAAAACAGAAAGAAGATCGATTGGAAGCTGATCACCGACCTGCCTGTTGGTTCCCGCACCGACGTCATTGAGAAGCTCGAATGGTATGGTTTGAGATGGAAGATCGAGGTGTTCCACAAGATCCTCAAATCGGGCTGCAAAGCTGAGGAGTCGAAGCTTAGGACCGCCCAGCGTCTGACCAATCTGATCTCGCTCTTCTGCATCCTGAGTTGGCGGGTCTTCTGGATGACGATGCTCAACCGTTCCGCCCCAGACGCGCCGCCAACCCTCGCGTTGACTGCGACTGAAATCGGCGTGCTCGATCGCCTCGTCAACGACAAACCAAAAGCAAGACAGAAAACGCTCTCGCACTATCTGATCAAGATCGCCCGGCTCGGCGGCTATCTCGCCCGCGCCAGCGATCCGCCGCCCGGCAATACCGTCATGTGGCGCGGGCTGTCACGCCTCACCGACATCGCGCTGGGCGCCATGGTCGGAGGAGAATTTGTGGGTAATTGA